A window of the Cellvibrio sp. pealriver genome harbors these coding sequences:
- the cueR gene encoding Cu(I)-responsive transcriptional regulator, with the protein MNKRAQKPTLELADAHALGLHSIGEAAKLTGLSTKMIRHYESLGLVSPTDRTYANYRVYQTRDIHLLRFIKSARELGFSMKQIAVLTSLWQNSGRSSAEVKKLALEHIQEMDERIQSLQQMRNALNDLAGRCHGDDKPDCPILDAIACNTCHGDQ; encoded by the coding sequence ATGAATAAACGTGCACAAAAACCAACTCTGGAATTAGCCGATGCCCATGCACTGGGTTTGCACAGTATCGGCGAGGCGGCCAAATTAACGGGCCTGAGCACCAAAATGATCCGTCATTACGAATCATTGGGGTTGGTCAGTCCGACGGATCGCACCTATGCAAATTATCGGGTTTATCAAACACGTGATATTCATTTGCTGCGTTTTATCAAAAGCGCGCGTGAGCTGGGTTTTTCAATGAAACAAATTGCCGTGCTGACGAGTCTCTGGCAAAACTCTGGCCGCAGCAGTGCTGAAGTTAAAAAATTGGCATTGGAACATATTCAGGAGATGGACGAGCGCATCCAGTCATTACAACAAATGCGCAACGCATTAAATGATTTGGCGGGTCGTTGCCACGGCGATGATAAACCCGATTGCCCAATCCTTGATGCAATTGCTTGTAATACATGCCACGGGGATCAATAA
- a CDS encoding response regulator, protein MSKILIIDDEPQIRRFLQIGLTAQGYVIREADNGRQGLTIAAEESPDLIILDMGLPDLDGQVVLKKLRDFFHQPIIVLSVRNRESEIVQALDQGANDYVVKPFGIQELLARIRGLIKAFGPSVESVHKFQDERVLIDLQERKLVVEGEVAKLSRKEFELLKRLINNAGRLVTQQQLLREIWGGTHVEDTHYLRIFIARLRTKLGDDPSNPRYIETEPGVGYRFLPSVEN, encoded by the coding sequence ATGAGCAAAATCTTGATTATTGATGACGAACCCCAAATTCGTCGCTTCCTACAAATCGGTCTGACTGCACAAGGTTATGTTATCCGTGAGGCTGACAATGGCCGTCAGGGGCTGACTATCGCTGCAGAAGAATCACCGGATCTGATCATTTTGGATATGGGCTTGCCTGATCTTGATGGCCAGGTCGTTCTGAAGAAATTGCGCGATTTTTTTCATCAACCTATCATCGTTTTATCAGTGCGAAATCGTGAATCAGAAATTGTGCAAGCTCTTGACCAGGGCGCTAACGATTACGTGGTAAAACCATTTGGTATTCAGGAATTATTGGCGCGCATTAGAGGCTTGATAAAAGCATTTGGGCCAAGCGTAGAAAGTGTGCACAAATTTCAGGATGAGCGTGTGCTGATTGATTTGCAGGAGCGCAAACTGGTTGTGGAAGGCGAAGTCGCAAAACTGTCGCGCAAAGAGTTTGAGTTGTTAAAGCGGCTCATTAATAACGCAGGCCGATTGGTAACCCAACAACAATTATTACGCGAAATTTGGGGCGGAACCCATGTAGAGGATACCCATTATTTGCGTATTTTTATTGCGCGCTTACGCACCAAGTTAGGTGATGATCCTTCCAACCCCCGCTACATCGAAACAGAACCAGGTGTTGGTTATCGTTTTTTGCCCAGTGTTGAAAATTAA
- a CDS encoding ATP-binding protein → MNTEQLLRKFAYPIGILFPWLLTPFAFLVTDSLPKANVPLLYIVMVVFIAINVTVELAIINALSSFFAFSFFFAEPYGSIMIHQDEDLLTISLFLLTSVLVGYMATKHKKNVQKIRMREFMTDIELELLERLPKAIDTKDVIEALRDALKPWREHCVLITHDDNWATHPMIRRLTNLRKTYLEELLELRLTDEVIKKIPELEQEHDVYFLYSSRQVIGLLRIAAENIPHLPRDIFLLLLHQVNISLERTRLAADLEKEKIAKENELLRSSLLSSVSHDFRTPLTTMIGATSTVLEFGEHLDKQQTKELLSTVLEEAERLNRYTQNLLDMTRLGFGQMKLECDWVSIEEILGVVKKRLRPLLIRNYLTESISPDMPSLYVHAAFLEQAIFNIIDNAIKFSPPDASIDIECTTENNKIIIMICDQGTGIPEDEREKVFERFHTAEKGDRRKSGSGLGLTICRGMVVAHGGNVSILPNPKRIGNKYNPGCCLRIELPIHEQNPQQIPKTEE, encoded by the coding sequence ATGAACACAGAACAATTACTGCGTAAATTCGCCTATCCGATTGGAATATTATTCCCCTGGTTATTAACACCCTTTGCTTTTTTGGTGACCGACTCCCTTCCCAAGGCGAATGTTCCATTGTTGTATATCGTGATGGTGGTTTTTATCGCCATCAATGTAACAGTAGAGCTGGCAATCATTAATGCACTGTCCAGTTTTTTTGCGTTCAGTTTCTTTTTTGCCGAACCTTATGGGTCAATTATGATTCATCAGGATGAAGACCTTCTGACAATCTCGCTGTTTTTGTTGACATCCGTCTTGGTGGGATACATGGCCACCAAGCATAAAAAAAATGTCCAGAAAATTCGCATGCGCGAGTTTATGACGGATATCGAATTGGAATTGCTAGAGCGCCTCCCGAAAGCGATCGACACCAAAGATGTAATAGAAGCCTTGCGTGATGCGCTCAAGCCTTGGCGGGAACATTGTGTACTCATCACCCACGATGATAACTGGGCTACCCATCCGATGATTCGTCGGCTGACCAATTTACGCAAAACCTATTTGGAAGAGTTGTTGGAATTACGCTTAACAGACGAAGTAATCAAAAAAATCCCCGAGCTTGAGCAAGAGCATGACGTTTACTTTTTATATAGTTCGCGCCAGGTAATAGGTCTCTTGAGAATCGCCGCCGAAAATATCCCACATTTACCGCGCGACATTTTTTTATTGTTATTACACCAGGTCAATATTTCGTTGGAGCGTACCCGGCTAGCCGCTGATTTGGAAAAAGAAAAAATTGCCAAAGAAAATGAATTGTTGCGATCTTCACTTTTGTCTTCAGTGTCGCACGATTTCCGCACCCCATTGACGACCATGATTGGCGCAACATCAACTGTGCTTGAGTTTGGCGAGCATCTGGATAAACAGCAGACAAAAGAGTTATTAAGTACCGTATTGGAAGAAGCTGAGCGGTTGAATCGCTATACCCAAAACTTGCTCGATATGACCCGCCTTGGTTTTGGGCAGATGAAGCTGGAATGTGACTGGGTCAGCATAGAAGAGATTCTTGGGGTGGTAAAAAAACGTTTGCGGCCGCTCTTGATAAGAAATTATCTGACTGAGTCTATTAGCCCGGACATGCCTTCGCTGTATGTACATGCGGCATTTTTGGAGCAGGCGATTTTTAATATTATCGATAACGCCATTAAGTTCTCCCCTCCTGATGCCAGCATTGATATCGAATGTACTACAGAGAACAATAAAATTATTATCATGATTTGTGATCAGGGAACCGGAATCCCTGAAGATGAGCGTGAAAAAGTATTTGAGCGCTTTCATACCGCAGAAAAAGGAGATCGCCGTAAATCAGGTAGCGGCCTTGGTTTGACCATCTGTCGTGGAATGGTCGTTGCCCATGGGGGTAATGTCAGCATCCTGCCCAACCCCAAGCGGATCGGCAACAAGTATAATCCTGGGTGTTGCTTGCGTATCGAACTCCCTATTCACGAGCAAAATCCGCAGCAAATACCCAAAACAGAAGAATAA
- a CDS encoding right-handed parallel beta-helix repeat-containing protein encodes MKTKPSTHAVWTLLIVLMMCVSTFASATEIVKEKTCTAIQNAINKLPAEGGEVVLSAGTYVCTHPIVIDRNNISLRGMGPASLLRLANNINAPVIVMGTTENIPSRAVRHIRVKELMIDGNRANQTSECMGGPCSNEFPLRNNGISIRRCVDCTVQSVTVFGAMSGGLVTELGCRRLTIRDYTSYDNEFDGLAGYETEDSTFSGIHLYGNKAAGISTDIKFNNNKFYDVTIADNRTVGIFMRDSLDNSFTNLHIRDNVQHGIFLAQVNTDPTTAATGNTFTGVVISRSGGMGVLANDASCINNMLVGAQFINNKHGCISEATSGLVENIGAICR; translated from the coding sequence ATGAAAACGAAACCTAGCACACACGCTGTATGGACATTGCTGATCGTGTTGATGATGTGTGTATCTACTTTTGCTTCGGCAACAGAAATCGTCAAGGAAAAAACCTGTACCGCAATTCAAAATGCCATCAATAAATTACCTGCCGAAGGCGGCGAAGTAGTGCTGTCTGCAGGAACCTATGTATGTACACATCCTATCGTTATTGACCGAAACAATATTAGCTTGCGCGGCATGGGGCCCGCCAGTTTATTGCGCCTTGCTAATAATATTAATGCTCCCGTCATTGTCATGGGCACTACGGAAAATATCCCCAGCCGAGCCGTTCGCCATATTCGCGTGAAAGAATTAATGATCGATGGCAACCGCGCAAACCAAACCTCTGAATGCATGGGCGGCCCCTGCAGCAACGAATTTCCACTGCGCAACAACGGCATTAGTATTCGTCGTTGTGTTGATTGCACTGTGCAATCGGTGACGGTGTTTGGCGCTATGTCCGGAGGGTTAGTAACCGAGCTTGGGTGCCGTCGCTTAACCATTCGTGATTACACATCTTATGACAATGAGTTTGATGGCCTTGCCGGATATGAAACCGAAGACAGTACCTTCTCAGGTATTCATCTATACGGAAACAAAGCGGCCGGTATTTCAACTGACATAAAATTTAACAACAATAAATTTTATGATGTGACCATTGCAGATAATCGCACAGTAGGAATTTTCATGCGTGACTCGCTGGATAATTCATTCACTAATTTGCATATCCGCGATAACGTACAGCACGGAATTTTCCTTGCGCAAGTCAATACAGACCCAACGACTGCTGCAACGGGAAACACCTTTACCGGAGTGGTTATCTCGCGCTCAGGTGGCATGGGAGTTTTGGCAAACGATGCATCATGTATTAATAACATGTTGGTAGGTGCGCAATTTATTAACAACAAACACGGATGCATTAGCGAGGCTACATCTGGTTTGGTAGAAAATATAGGTGCTATTTGTCGTTAA
- a CDS encoding heavy-metal-associated domain-containing protein, whose amino-acid sequence MYKFIVTTMTCGGCAAAITRAILGVDASASVKATPANHSVEIESRLSQGEILALLDDAGYPAQPV is encoded by the coding sequence ATGTATAAATTTATCGTTACAACTATGACCTGTGGTGGTTGTGCAGCGGCTATTACCCGCGCAATCCTGGGGGTTGATGCATCGGCAAGCGTAAAGGCAACACCGGCTAATCATTCAGTGGAAATAGAAAGCCGTTTGAGCCAAGGTGAAATTCTGGCGTTATTGGACGATGCTGGTTATCCCGCTCAACCGGTTTAA
- a CDS encoding peptidylprolyl isomerase, which yields MRSSFNVANPASWLKSTLSVACLSAGLFMTQAASATTVQFQTVLGDFEVNLFDKTTPKTVANFLAYVNAEAYKNTIVHRSVKDFVIQGGGYKFNGELPLVAVSQNAAVENEPVYSNLRGTIAMAKLGGNPNSATNQWFINLNDKNATDKSHGYVLDTNNGGFSVFGQVVGEGMVVVDAIAALSRFNVGIFEGFPLRDYSAADQVANKPVTGANLALIENIVVLNADPDTASSLNPAKNTLINQKDDKDDGGSGSLGLLSLLALGLVALGRKSLLNKG from the coding sequence ATGCGTTCTTCATTCAATGTTGCCAATCCAGCCAGCTGGCTCAAAAGTACTTTATCGGTCGCGTGCCTGAGTGCAGGCCTGTTCATGACTCAAGCGGCAAGCGCCACTACTGTCCAGTTCCAAACTGTATTGGGCGATTTTGAAGTTAATCTGTTTGATAAAACGACTCCTAAAACCGTTGCCAACTTCCTGGCGTACGTGAATGCCGAAGCATACAAAAACACCATCGTGCATCGCTCGGTGAAAGATTTTGTTATTCAAGGCGGCGGATATAAGTTCAACGGTGAGCTGCCATTAGTGGCAGTATCCCAAAATGCGGCAGTTGAAAACGAACCCGTTTATTCAAACCTGCGCGGCACTATTGCCATGGCAAAATTAGGTGGCAACCCCAACTCTGCCACCAACCAGTGGTTTATCAACCTCAATGATAAAAATGCGACCGACAAAAGCCATGGTTATGTGCTGGACACTAACAACGGCGGCTTTAGCGTCTTCGGTCAAGTAGTGGGTGAAGGAATGGTAGTAGTGGATGCGATTGCAGCGCTTAGCCGCTTCAATGTAGGCATATTTGAGGGTTTCCCTCTGCGCGATTATTCGGCAGCAGATCAGGTAGCCAACAAACCTGTCACTGGTGCCAATCTGGCCTTGATTGAAAACATTGTCGTACTGAATGCCGATCCTGATACTGCATCAAGCTTGAATCCAGCCAAAAATACCTTGATCAACCAAAAAGACGACAAAGACGATGGCGGCAGTGGCAGCCTGGGCTTGCTCAGCTTATTGGCACTCGGCTTGGTTGCACTGGGGCGCAAAAGCCTGTTGAATAAGGGCTAA
- a CDS encoding HPP family protein — protein sequence MSFKHWLHETRLLFGIERNTTSHSEKMISAVGAFLGILAVYWGARWCFPDGFMHTAGTLLMVTSMGATAVLLFAVPQGALSQPWAVIGGHLLSAFIGVSCQQLFPDQTWTPALAVGLAVGLMHYTRSMHPPGGATALAAVIGGAEIYRLDYWYLVFPILTNVLWIMLVAILFNAFFPWRRYPAHLVRRKIAKPAVAAERQFELTQEDFSAAMEQLNSYVDITAENLTQLLELAKQHAEKNITHPEQIVAGHYYSNGKLGNLWSVRQVVDAANSTDASKDQVIYKVVAGDGGYATGICLRAEFRQWARYEVKPQANGHWKKSGDED from the coding sequence ATGTCATTCAAACATTGGCTGCATGAGACCCGCTTACTCTTCGGGATAGAGCGCAACACCACTAGCCATAGCGAGAAAATGATCTCGGCGGTGGGCGCGTTCCTGGGCATTTTGGCTGTTTATTGGGGTGCCCGCTGGTGCTTTCCCGACGGCTTTATGCATACCGCAGGAACCTTATTGATGGTCACCTCAATGGGAGCCACGGCAGTTCTGCTTTTTGCAGTACCTCAAGGTGCGCTATCGCAACCCTGGGCGGTGATTGGAGGGCATTTGCTGTCGGCATTTATCGGGGTCAGCTGCCAGCAATTATTCCCCGACCAAACCTGGACACCCGCACTGGCGGTGGGTCTTGCCGTCGGCCTTATGCATTACACGCGCTCTATGCACCCTCCGGGTGGGGCGACCGCTCTGGCTGCCGTTATTGGTGGGGCCGAAATCTACCGGCTCGACTATTGGTATCTGGTATTTCCGATCCTGACTAACGTTCTGTGGATCATGCTTGTCGCCATTTTATTCAATGCATTTTTCCCCTGGCGGCGTTATCCCGCACACCTTGTGCGGCGGAAAATTGCCAAACCCGCTGTTGCCGCCGAGCGGCAGTTTGAACTAACCCAGGAAGATTTTTCTGCGGCGATGGAGCAACTTAACTCTTATGTCGATATTACTGCCGAAAACCTGACCCAATTGTTGGAGTTAGCAAAACAACATGCGGAGAAAAATATCACCCACCCTGAACAAATTGTTGCCGGGCATTACTACAGCAATGGCAAGCTGGGGAACTTGTGGAGTGTCCGTCAGGTCGTAGACGCCGCCAACAGCACCGATGCCAGTAAAGACCAGGTGATATATAAAGTTGTCGCTGGAGACGGCGGCTACGCCACGGGCATTTGCCTTCGCGCAGAATTTCGCCAATGGGCTCGTTATGAAGTCAAACCCCAAGCGAATGGCCATTGGAAAAAATCAGGTGACGAGGATTAG
- a CDS encoding heavy metal translocating P-type ATPase gives MKHHSEIDLAIEGMTCASCVAHVERALAKVDGVESVSVNLTTERAHLNLAKAVASEVLIQKVQQAGYSAQLIDRQQASDRTDSAAKHEQERLALKQQFQLSLALTLPVFLLEMGSHVIPAFHHWLMANLGWWNWLIQAVLTTLVMFGPGRMFYYKGLPALARFTPDMNSLVALGSLAAWMYSLVATFAPAALPAGTVNVYYEAAAVIVTLILLGRLMEANARGRTSDAIAQLVKLQPQTATRVQNGKTDIVELAIIQPGEYLLVRPGERVPLDGELVEGSSFIDESMMTGEPIPVKKSVGDEVIGGTLNTTGSFTYKVTRTGKDTLLARIIDLVENAQSGKLPIQALVDKITGWFVPVVIAIAVITFILWFIFGPEPSLGFALVNAVAVLIIACPCAMGLATPTSIMVGTGRAATMGLLFRRGSALQGLADIKTIAFDKTGTLTIGKPQLTDFEVAPGFDKNQLLSLALAAEQRSEHPIAHALIDAAQQLNITAGEVEMFEAISGSGLRARISGHAILIGADRLFTQQVAQQATQQKIDITLFSAVAEKLADEGKTPIYMAVDNQIAAVMALADTIKPDAVESLTALHELGFNIAMITGDNQRTANAIAKKLGIDTVIAEVLPEQKVDAVKQLRTEHGSIAFVGDGINDAPALAEADLGLAIGTGTDIAIESADLVLVSGDLQGVPKSIGLARATMRNIKQNLFWAFAYNAALIPLAAGVAYPLWGVLLSPMLAAGAMALSSVFVVTNALRLRRWQAPHIVMKKTGLS, from the coding sequence ATGAAACATCATAGCGAAATCGATCTGGCGATTGAGGGGATGACCTGCGCATCCTGTGTTGCTCATGTTGAACGCGCGCTGGCCAAGGTTGATGGGGTTGAATCGGTTAGCGTCAATTTGACGACTGAGCGTGCGCATTTGAATCTGGCGAAAGCTGTGGCCAGTGAAGTGCTTATCCAAAAGGTTCAACAGGCGGGTTACAGCGCGCAGCTGATCGACCGCCAGCAGGCTTCCGATCGCACAGACTCCGCAGCCAAACACGAACAGGAGCGGCTTGCCCTCAAACAACAATTCCAGTTGAGCCTTGCGCTGACCTTGCCCGTGTTTTTATTGGAGATGGGCAGCCATGTCATACCTGCATTCCACCATTGGTTAATGGCCAATCTCGGCTGGTGGAATTGGTTGATACAGGCGGTTTTGACAACGCTGGTGATGTTCGGCCCCGGTAGGATGTTTTATTACAAAGGCCTGCCCGCCCTCGCCCGCTTTACACCTGATATGAATTCACTGGTTGCCTTAGGCAGCCTTGCCGCGTGGATGTATTCGTTAGTCGCTACCTTCGCCCCCGCGGCCTTACCCGCTGGCACCGTCAACGTGTATTACGAAGCAGCGGCAGTCATCGTCACACTCATCTTGCTCGGGCGCTTGATGGAAGCTAATGCACGTGGCCGTACCAGCGATGCAATCGCCCAATTGGTAAAACTCCAACCGCAAACCGCAACCCGCGTACAGAATGGCAAAACCGATATCGTTGAACTTGCCATTATCCAACCGGGCGAATACTTGCTGGTTCGCCCCGGAGAGCGGGTTCCATTGGATGGCGAGCTTGTGGAAGGCAGTTCTTTTATCGACGAATCCATGATGACCGGCGAACCTATTCCGGTGAAAAAATCCGTGGGCGACGAAGTGATCGGCGGCACGCTCAATACCACCGGCTCGTTTACCTATAAAGTCACGCGCACCGGTAAAGACACCTTACTCGCGCGCATTATTGATTTGGTTGAAAATGCCCAAAGCGGCAAATTACCCATACAAGCCTTGGTCGATAAAATTACCGGCTGGTTCGTGCCAGTAGTGATTGCGATTGCAGTAATCACCTTCATCCTCTGGTTTATCTTTGGGCCTGAACCTTCGCTGGGTTTTGCATTGGTTAATGCGGTAGCGGTGTTGATTATTGCCTGTCCCTGCGCAATGGGATTAGCGACACCCACCTCCATCATGGTGGGAACAGGCCGTGCAGCGACGATGGGATTGTTATTCCGCCGCGGCAGTGCACTGCAAGGCCTTGCCGACATCAAAACCATTGCGTTTGATAAAACCGGCACCTTAACCATAGGCAAACCACAACTGACCGATTTTGAAGTCGCGCCAGGTTTTGACAAAAACCAATTATTGTCGCTTGCACTCGCCGCCGAACAGCGCTCTGAACACCCGATTGCCCACGCGTTAATTGACGCTGCACAGCAGTTGAATATTACGGCGGGTGAAGTGGAAATGTTTGAAGCTATTTCCGGTTCCGGTTTACGTGCGCGCATTTCCGGCCATGCAATTTTGATTGGCGCGGATCGGCTATTTACACAACAAGTCGCACAACAAGCTACACAACAAAAAATCGATATCACACTGTTTTCGGCTGTAGCAGAAAAACTTGCCGATGAAGGCAAAACCCCCATTTACATGGCCGTAGATAACCAGATTGCCGCAGTGATGGCATTGGCCGACACTATCAAACCCGACGCTGTTGAATCATTAACAGCACTGCATGAATTAGGTTTTAATATTGCGATGATTACCGGCGACAACCAGCGCACCGCGAATGCAATCGCAAAAAAATTGGGGATCGATACCGTTATTGCTGAAGTGTTGCCCGAACAAAAAGTGGATGCAGTAAAACAATTGCGCACTGAACATGGCAGCATTGCGTTTGTGGGTGATGGTATTAACGATGCACCAGCCCTTGCAGAAGCTGATTTGGGTTTGGCAATTGGTACCGGAACTGATATCGCTATTGAAAGTGCGGATCTGGTATTAGTGAGTGGCGATTTGCAGGGAGTGCCCAAAAGTATTGGGCTGGCGCGCGCGACTATGCGTAACATCAAGCAAAATTTATTTTGGGCATTTGCGTATAACGCAGCACTGATTCCGTTAGCGGCAGGCGTGGCTTATCCGTTGTGGGGCGTATTGTTATCCCCCATGTTGGCTGCTGGTGCTATGGCACTATCGAGCGTATTTGTTGTCACCAATGCATTGCGGTTGCGTCGCTGGCAAGCTCCGCATATCGTTATGAAAAAAACAGGCCTGTCATGA